A region from the Lolium perenne isolate Kyuss_39 chromosome 4, Kyuss_2.0, whole genome shotgun sequence genome encodes:
- the LOC127331595 gene encoding uncharacterized protein, translating to MATTSATTVASSLSVAGGLGRPVGVGASLRPCSRRARACVVRASVEQSAKKVSAGLTAAAMAAAMVLPEVAEAAGPGLSPSLKNFLLSIGSGGIVLLGIIGAVVAVSNFDPVKRD from the coding sequence ATGGCCACCACGTCCGCGACCACCGTTGCTTCTTCTCTGTCGGTCGCGGGTGGCCTCGGGAGGCCGGTCGGCGTCGGCGCGTCGCTGCGGCCCTGCTCGCGACGGGCAAGGGCCTGCGTTGTCCGGGCGTCGGTGGAGCAGTCCGCGAAGAAGGTGTCGGCCGGACtgacggcggcggccatggcggcagcGATGGTGCTGCCGGAGGTCGCGGAGGCCGCGGGGCCTGGCCTCTCGCCGTCGCTCAAGAACTTCCTGCTCAGCATCGGCTCCGGCGGGATCGTGCTCCTCGGCATCATCGGCGCCGTCGTCGCCGTCTCCAACTTCGACCCTGTCAAGCGTGACTGA